A region of Solibacillus isronensis DNA encodes the following proteins:
- a CDS encoding TIGR04104 family putative zinc finger protein — MIKEKWQQELSKMQLTERQKLNLKQTVDRSKRPKRQTNWSIVIAPIFVFTAVFILYLFTNDVIVSPPNQASSPVLANFDREQLAEDIRRGKHVAIISLLLIINGVFFTIVFFTMKRWQKPKVLQLRKTVYKLRYLLIAISPFIVYAIGSLIQMFEVDIQWLKLSIFMLILILQIVLLFYFARNTTGEVCCPHCRHSYSKKEQIKIVCKLKMELRCPTCNEKLFYTKKYRQIIGGLSMLTSPTIIFSSSFDLPITLTILCLAFYVLTMFFVVMPLYLELTEKEEFLF, encoded by the coding sequence ATGATTAAGGAGAAGTGGCAGCAAGAGTTAAGTAAAATGCAATTAACGGAACGGCAGAAGTTAAATTTAAAGCAAACGGTCGATCGTTCCAAACGCCCGAAACGACAAACGAATTGGTCAATTGTAATTGCTCCGATTTTTGTTTTTACAGCAGTATTTATCCTATACTTATTCACTAATGATGTGATCGTATCTCCTCCTAATCAGGCATCGAGCCCAGTATTAGCAAACTTTGACCGAGAGCAATTAGCAGAAGATATAAGAAGAGGCAAGCATGTGGCCATCATTAGTTTATTACTGATTATCAATGGGGTTTTCTTCACAATTGTGTTCTTTACGATGAAGAGATGGCAAAAACCGAAAGTACTTCAACTTCGTAAAACTGTATATAAATTGCGTTATTTGCTGATCGCAATCTCGCCATTTATCGTCTATGCAATCGGGAGCCTAATTCAGATGTTTGAAGTGGACATTCAGTGGCTGAAACTTAGTATTTTCATGCTTATCCTTATTTTACAAATCGTTCTCTTATTTTATTTTGCCCGCAATACAACAGGAGAGGTATGCTGTCCGCATTGTCGCCATTCGTATTCAAAAAAAGAACAAATAAAAATAGTATGTAAATTAAAAATGGAATTGCGTTGTCCAACGTGCAATGAGAAATTATTTTACACTAAAAAATACCGTCAAATAATCGGGGGCTTATCAATGCTTACATCACCAACGATTATTTTCTCTTCTTCTTTTGATTTACCGATAACTTTAACCATTCTGTGTCTAGCTTTTTATGTACTGACTATGTTTTTTGTAGTTATGCCATTGTATTTGGAACTGACAGAGAAAGAGGAATTTTTATTTTAA
- a CDS encoding RNA polymerase sigma factor: MEIEKLIDTYSDYLYRIAFIYTKDRLTAEEVVQDVFINYYHKSVQFEQRASIKTYLVKMTINRSYDYLRSWKNKKTVITQFFQQHEKGVEQIYVEKELQGEITAAVLTLPVKDREVLLLYYYEEMTVFEIAELLELAVSTVKSRLQRARAKLKPKLSMEVMQDD; this comes from the coding sequence GTGGAAATTGAAAAACTAATTGATACATACAGTGATTATTTGTACCGCATTGCTTTTATATATACGAAGGATCGTTTAACAGCTGAAGAAGTCGTCCAAGACGTATTTATAAACTATTATCATAAATCAGTACAATTTGAACAAAGAGCATCGATTAAAACCTATTTAGTGAAGATGACGATTAACCGCAGCTATGATTATTTACGCAGCTGGAAAAACAAGAAAACGGTAATTACTCAGTTTTTTCAGCAGCATGAAAAAGGTGTGGAACAGATTTATGTAGAGAAAGAATTACAGGGTGAAATAACCGCCGCTGTTCTTACATTACCGGTAAAAGATCGGGAAGTATTATTACTCTATTACTATGAGGAAATGACGGTGTTTGAAATCGCCGAGTTATTGGAATTGGCGGTATCGACTGTTAAATCGCGTTTGCAGCGTGCAAGAGCAAAATTAAAGCCAAAATTAAGCATGGAGGTGATGCAGGATGATTAA
- a CDS encoding DUF5071 domain-containing protein gives MIPKDKHDIAAVQKLKTADAEAVIPLLPKLLEWVQDMNWPVAEPMVELLLHYPNELTPLVDEVLRGDDDMWIYWCLVSIVPKLPFYSKLVLADAVEQIAAMEKTPFNEDNIEAAQEALISFQP, from the coding sequence ATGATACCGAAAGATAAGCATGATATTGCAGCAGTGCAAAAACTGAAAACTGCGGATGCAGAAGCGGTCATTCCTTTACTGCCGAAGCTGCTTGAATGGGTGCAGGATATGAACTGGCCAGTCGCGGAGCCAATGGTTGAGCTGCTGCTTCACTATCCGAATGAGCTGACGCCACTTGTTGACGAAGTGCTACGCGGGGACGATGACATGTGGATTTACTGGTGTCTTGTTTCAATAGTACCGAAGCTGCCGTTTTATTCGAAGCTCGTCTTGGCAGATGCCGTCGAACAAATTGCCGCAATGGAGAAAACACCTTTCAATGAAGATAATATTGAAGCTGCTCAAGAAGCCTTAATAAGTTTTCAGCCATAA
- a CDS encoding anthranilate synthase component II translates to MILLIDNYDSFTYNLYHQIAQFGEDVKIVRNDAMTVEEIRTLQPKAIVISPGPGEPKDAGIVIEMIRQLYKEIPILGICLGHQSIGEAFGATVSHAQNIMHGKTSMLQYEKTGLFAQFEGVVEVMRYHSLIIEKQTLHEDFQVVATSADDGEIMAIQHKQYPVYGLQFHPESIGTELGTSMISEFLKKVEVLA, encoded by the coding sequence ATGATTTTACTTATCGATAATTATGATTCATTTACGTATAATCTGTATCACCAAATTGCACAGTTTGGGGAAGATGTAAAAATTGTTCGAAATGATGCCATGACAGTTGAAGAAATCCGCACACTACAGCCGAAAGCGATTGTTATTTCTCCAGGACCCGGGGAACCGAAAGACGCAGGTATTGTCATTGAAATGATCCGCCAGCTTTATAAAGAGATTCCGATATTGGGAATCTGCCTCGGCCATCAGTCAATTGGAGAAGCGTTCGGTGCAACGGTGAGCCATGCCCAAAATATTATGCATGGGAAAACGAGCATGCTTCAATATGAAAAAACAGGTTTGTTTGCACAATTCGAGGGAGTAGTTGAAGTGATGCGCTATCATTCGCTTATTATTGAAAAGCAAACATTGCATGAAGATTTCCAAGTTGTTGCTACAAGTGCAGATGATGGGGAAATTATGGCTATTCAACATAAACAATATCCGGTATATGGGCTGCAGTTTCATCCCGAGTCCATCGGAACAGAACTCGGTACATCCATGATCAGCGAGTTTTTAAAAAAGGTGGAGGTATTGGCATGA
- the trpE gene encoding anthranilate synthase component I — protein MAVKTDKYVMKQVNGDTYTPISIFESIIGTKKVLFESNAKFKQNGRYSFIAFNPVGELKGNAESGSYSIHKQELTTEQKPVLTLLKELLPIQKEEAPFAFFGGAIGYFGYETAYHFEQIGEIVGDVYNMPDVHVYFYETFIVIDHLLQQVSIVAMDLFQAGHTMELMQQKVDDIEQMMMSSVPYKQTPEIDVQFAPTIKKERFIEMVETAKEYIRNGDIFQVVLSQTFEAHYRENPLTLYRKLRTSNASPYMFFMEFGDYTVLGTSPESLVKVQKGLVTTNPIAGTKPRGQNAQEDEAIANALLLDEKEIAEHKMLVDLGRNDVGRVAQIGTVAVTKYMEIEKYKYVMHIVSEVTGKLRDDAHLVDVIASSLPAGTVSGAPKIRAMQIINELEQRKRGIYAGAIGYLSASGDMDLALAIRTMVIKDEKAYVQAGAGIVYDSVPEMEYEETLNKAKALLEVRK, from the coding sequence ATGGCAGTAAAGACAGACAAATACGTAATGAAGCAGGTAAATGGCGATACTTATACGCCAATTTCAATTTTTGAATCTATCATTGGAACAAAAAAGGTATTATTCGAATCCAATGCAAAATTTAAGCAAAATGGACGCTATTCCTTCATCGCCTTTAATCCGGTCGGTGAACTGAAAGGAAATGCGGAATCCGGTTCTTATTCAATTCATAAACAAGAGCTGACGACAGAACAGAAACCGGTATTAACTTTGTTGAAAGAGCTATTGCCAATCCAAAAGGAAGAAGCTCCGTTTGCCTTTTTTGGCGGGGCAATCGGTTATTTCGGCTATGAAACAGCATATCATTTTGAACAAATCGGGGAAATTGTAGGCGATGTATACAATATGCCGGATGTTCATGTCTATTTTTATGAAACATTTATCGTAATCGATCATCTGTTACAGCAAGTATCCATCGTGGCAATGGATCTGTTTCAGGCGGGTCATACGATGGAGCTGATGCAGCAAAAAGTGGATGATATCGAACAAATGATGATGTCATCTGTACCATATAAGCAGACACCAGAAATCGACGTACAATTCGCACCGACTATTAAAAAAGAGCGCTTTATTGAAATGGTTGAAACTGCAAAAGAGTATATACGCAATGGTGACATTTTCCAAGTTGTTTTGTCCCAAACGTTTGAAGCCCATTACCGTGAAAACCCATTGACACTTTACCGGAAATTACGGACGTCAAATGCTTCGCCGTATATGTTTTTTATGGAATTTGGGGACTATACGGTACTTGGCACATCACCGGAAAGTCTTGTGAAAGTTCAAAAAGGGCTTGTCACGACAAATCCGATTGCCGGAACAAAGCCGCGTGGACAGAATGCACAGGAAGATGAAGCGATTGCGAATGCATTGCTGCTAGACGAAAAGGAAATTGCTGAGCATAAAATGCTTGTTGATTTAGGACGGAATGATGTTGGACGTGTTGCGCAGATTGGAACAGTAGCTGTTACAAAATATATGGAAATCGAAAAGTATAAGTATGTAATGCATATCGTTTCCGAGGTGACAGGAAAATTGCGGGACGATGCTCACTTAGTCGATGTAATCGCATCGAGCCTGCCAGCCGGTACTGTATCGGGTGCGCCGAAAATTCGTGCGATGCAAATTATAAATGAGCTGGAACAGAGAAAGCGCGGAATTTATGCAGGTGCGATTGGTTATTTATCGGCATCAGGGGATATGGATTTAGCCCTTGCGATCCGTACAATGGTAATCAAAGATGAGAAAGCTTATGTTCAGGCAGGTGCAGGGATTGTTTATGATTCCGTCCCTGAAATGGAATATGAAGAAACTTTAAATAAAGCAAAAGCATTGTTGGAGGTGCGCAAATGA